One genomic window of Streptomonospora nanhaiensis includes the following:
- a CDS encoding HAD family hydrolase, translated as MAATRAAIALDEVGGVAFDMDGVVTDTAPVHAAAWKEALDPFLRDYARSAGERIPPFDVHGDYLRYLDGRTRAEGARAFLASRGMASAEGTDRQAPDAAAVALVCERKDAAFLDRVRRFGVAGFASTVALVGELRRAGAATALVSASRNCTAVMEAAGLADLFGVRVDGGDAARLHLPGKPDPALFVEAARRMRVPVARTAVVEDAVAGVEAGARGGFALVIGVDRTGQERELYRHGAHVVVSDLSQVTVVGRSA; from the coding sequence ATGGCAGCGACCCGTGCCGCCATCGCCCTCGACGAGGTGGGGGGCGTGGCCTTCGACATGGACGGTGTGGTGACCGACACCGCTCCAGTGCACGCCGCCGCGTGGAAAGAGGCGCTCGACCCGTTCCTGCGCGACTACGCCAGATCGGCCGGGGAGCGTATCCCCCCGTTCGACGTCCACGGCGATTACCTGCGCTACCTGGACGGCCGCACCCGGGCCGAGGGTGCCCGCGCCTTCCTCGCCTCACGGGGCATGGCGTCGGCCGAGGGCACGGACCGGCAGGCGCCGGACGCGGCGGCCGTGGCACTGGTCTGCGAGCGCAAGGACGCCGCCTTCCTCGACCGCGTACGCCGCTTCGGCGTCGCGGGGTTCGCCTCCACCGTGGCGCTGGTGGGCGAGCTTCGGCGGGCGGGAGCGGCGACGGCGCTCGTCTCGGCGAGCCGCAACTGCACCGCCGTAATGGAGGCGGCGGGACTCGCCGACCTGTTCGGCGTCCGGGTCGACGGGGGTGACGCCGCTCGGCTGCACCTGCCGGGCAAACCCGACCCCGCGTTGTTCGTGGAGGCCGCGCGGCGCATGCGCGTCCCCGTCGCCCGGACGGCGGTGGTCGAGGACGCGGTGGCGGGAGTCGAGGCGGGCGCCCGCGGTGGCTTCGCCCTGGTGATCGGTGTGGACCGCACCGGCCAGGAGCGCGAACTCTACCGGCACGGGGCCCACGTCGTGGTGTCGGACCTGTCTCAGGTGACCGTGGTCGGGAGGTCGGCGTGA